The genome window TCCGAGAACTATGTCGCCGTACCCCACGGTTGTGAACGTAACAGTGGAGAAGTAGGCGGCATCTTCAAAATTCGGAAGGGCTGACGACATGTAATAGAACAACGCCCAAATACAAACGTCGAGTATAATTGGAATGATCAAGTAAACAATCCATACCACGGTTACGAATGTAGGCTGGCGGAGCAGGAAATTCCGGTGACTTACTTCCATCCGGCGAAAAACGCTCAGTCCGGCCGACATAAACACGGCTTGAATCGCAACTGTCGCTGCAATTAGCGCGCCAGCGAGAAGAAGTCGAAACAACATAAGTGCCTCCTGACATTCTGAACACGCCTCTCAAGTATATCAGAGTTCGGCGAAGTTGTGCTCGGTGCGTCATTACACTGTATGTCCAGCAGGAATTGTGCCAAGAGGTACGCTGCGCCACAATTTGAGGCTACATGACGATGAAGAAAATCGGCTTCCTATCGTTCGGGCACTGGACGCCCTCGTCCCAATCGCAGACGCGCTCGGCGTCCGATGCGCTTCTGCAGTCTATAGACCTTGCCGTCGCGGCCGAGGAACTGGGCGCAGATGGAGCGTATTTTCGAGTGCACCATTTCGCCCGCCAGCTTGGCTCGCCGTTCCCGCTGCTGGCGGCCGTTGGCGCGAAGACCAGCCGCATCGAGATCGGCACGGCGGTCATCGACATGCGTTACGAGAATCCGCTTTATATGGCCGAGGATGCCGGCGCTGCCGACATCATCGCCGGCGGGCGCCTGCAGCTCGG of Rhizobium sp. NXC24 contains these proteins:
- a CDS encoding potassium channel family protein: MLFRLLLAGALIAATVAIQAVFMSAGLSVFRRMEVSHRNFLLRQPTFVTVVWIVYLIIPIILDVCIWALFYYMSSALPNFEDAAYFSTVTFTTVGYGDIVLGKEWRQIATFEAINGWIIFGWATALMMAVIQRLYFRPDSQSQQ